The following coding sequences are from one Bacteroidota bacterium window:
- a CDS encoding RNA methyltransferase: MRKLKTYELKRKSVTEFKKSSKLPIVVVLDDIRSMYNVGSIFRTCDCFLIKKIILCGITPKPPHREITKTAIGATESMDWEYEANIKVTINSLKAEGYKIIGLEHTDESYDINNFEIKNDEKYALVLGNEVKGINISILEDLDECLEIPQYGTKHSLNVSIAGGISIYHFAQKLREVL, translated from the coding sequence ATGAGAAAACTCAAAACATACGAACTTAAAAGAAAATCTGTAACAGAATTTAAGAAAAGTAGCAAACTTCCTATTGTTGTTGTTTTAGACGATATTAGAAGTATGTACAATGTCGGTTCTATTTTTCGTACTTGTGATTGTTTTTTAATCAAAAAAATTATTCTTTGTGGAATTACACCCAAGCCACCACATCGGGAAATTACTAAAACAGCAATTGGTGCTACTGAAAGCATGGACTGGGAATACGAAGCAAACATAAAAGTTACTATTAATTCATTAAAAGCAGAAGGCTATAAAATCATTGGACTTGAACATACCGATGAAAGTTATGACATAAATAACTTTGAAATAAAAAACGATGAAAAATACGCATTGGTTTTAGGCAACGAAGTAAAAGGAATTAACATTTCAATATTAGAAGATTTGGATGAATGTTTGGAAATTCCTCAATATGGTACAAAGCATTCTTTGAATGTGTCAATTGCCGGAGGGATTTCTATCTA